A stretch of Imperialibacter roseus DNA encodes these proteins:
- a CDS encoding SDR family NAD(P)-dependent oxidoreductase has product MKKIDKAKFGPWALITGASAGIGEEFARQLAAGGFDLVLVARRKELLEHLGQELKQKHHINYQVIEADLSTTAGVEKVIEGTDGLNVGLLISNAGTGKPGKFLKFGLDHLMATIQLNALSHIALTHHFGRKMAAAGKGGILLTGAMGAIDGLPYMANESGTKAMVQALAKALNTELKATGIHITVLVTSPTETPVLPLLGFTKDNLPMKPLSVQQCVSEALEGLRKNRPSVLPGLKYRMMNTVVPASFSRAMMAKVFKKNNNID; this is encoded by the coding sequence ATGAAGAAGATAGACAAAGCAAAGTTCGGCCCGTGGGCCCTTATCACAGGCGCCTCGGCCGGTATCGGTGAGGAGTTTGCCCGGCAGCTTGCAGCCGGCGGATTTGACCTGGTGCTGGTAGCGAGAAGAAAAGAGTTGCTAGAGCACCTGGGACAGGAGCTAAAGCAAAAACACCACATCAACTATCAAGTAATTGAGGCTGATCTTTCCACGACGGCTGGTGTTGAAAAAGTGATTGAAGGCACCGATGGTCTAAACGTCGGTTTGCTGATATCAAACGCCGGAACCGGCAAGCCCGGGAAGTTCCTCAAATTTGGTCTTGATCACCTTATGGCCACCATTCAACTGAATGCGCTTTCCCACATCGCATTGACCCACCATTTTGGTCGGAAAATGGCGGCTGCAGGCAAAGGCGGGATTCTGCTCACGGGAGCCATGGGTGCCATTGATGGACTTCCCTACATGGCCAATGAGTCGGGCACTAAGGCGATGGTGCAGGCCCTCGCCAAAGCCCTTAACACGGAGCTGAAGGCCACTGGCATCCACATCACTGTGCTGGTGACCAGCCCTACAGAAACACCGGTGCTGCCGTTGCTTGGCTTCACAAAAGACAACCTGCCCATGAAACCGCTGTCGGTGCAGCAATGCGTAAGTGAGGCACTCGAGGGATTGAGGAAAAATCGGCCTTCGGTGTTGCCTGGCCTGAAGTACAGAATGATGAACACCGTGGTGCCGGCATCATTTTCACGGGCAATGATGGCCAAAGTGTTTAAAAAGAACAACAATATCGACTAG
- a CDS encoding AraC family transcriptional regulator, producing the protein MVISHEKFDYRNKCLIEKVVIQAPFRFAVDFHEEACFIHFSAGEARINSPSGQLPVEPEDSVLLKCGSHFADLLKYGASNTYEILVVHLYPDILRSVYKYEIPSFVKASESNSFFRKVIPDQLIGKFIENLYFYFDNPSLVSDELLELKVKELVLLLIQTKNADSVLQLFSDLFTPRQVNLRDVVNNHLFSGLSLEDLARLASMSVSTFQRSFQASFQQSPANYIRTKRLERAKELLGVSDLSVGEIAFQTGFSDVSHFSRTFKASFRLSPSDYRNSTKA; encoded by the coding sequence ATGGTCATCAGTCACGAAAAGTTTGACTATCGCAACAAATGTCTGATCGAAAAGGTGGTCATTCAGGCCCCTTTTCGATTTGCTGTTGACTTCCACGAAGAAGCCTGTTTTATCCATTTTTCCGCTGGTGAAGCGAGGATCAATTCTCCCTCCGGTCAGCTACCTGTGGAGCCGGAAGACTCCGTGCTGCTGAAGTGCGGCAGCCACTTTGCTGATTTGCTTAAGTATGGAGCTTCCAACACATACGAGATTCTTGTTGTGCACCTTTATCCTGATATCCTCCGAAGCGTTTATAAGTATGAGATTCCGTCTTTTGTTAAGGCTTCGGAATCAAATTCGTTTTTCAGAAAGGTAATTCCTGACCAGCTGATTGGGAAGTTTATTGAAAACCTTTACTTCTACTTCGACAACCCTTCCCTGGTCAGCGATGAGCTGCTTGAACTCAAAGTAAAGGAGCTGGTGCTGCTGCTGATACAGACTAAAAATGCCGACTCGGTGCTTCAGCTGTTTTCCGACCTTTTCACCCCCCGACAGGTCAACCTCAGAGACGTCGTCAACAATCACCTTTTTTCGGGCCTATCGCTGGAAGACCTTGCCAGGCTTGCCAGTATGAGCGTGTCCACTTTCCAGCGTTCATTTCAGGCCAGCTTCCAACAAAGTCCGGCCAACTACATCCGCACCAAACGGCTGGAGCGGGCAAAGGAACTGCTCGGCGTAAGTGACTTGAGTGTGGGCGAAATCGCCTTTCAAACAGGCTTCAGCGATGTCTCACACTTTTCCAGGACTTTCAAAGCATCCTTTCGATTGTCCCCGTCCGATTATCGGAACTCAACGAAAGCGTAA
- a CDS encoding SRPBCC family protein: MSDNKTLAPITIEAVVNAPIEKVWACWNEPEHITQWCHASDDWHAPFAENDPKTGGKFKTTMAARDGSFSFDFGGIYDEVKTHESIAYTMEDGRKVSIVFTADGNKTKVIETFDPEKENPIEMQRGGWQAILDNFKKHTESV; the protein is encoded by the coding sequence ATGAGCGATAACAAAACCCTTGCACCTATCACCATAGAAGCCGTTGTCAATGCTCCTATTGAAAAAGTTTGGGCCTGCTGGAACGAGCCTGAGCACATCACCCAATGGTGCCATGCCTCCGACGACTGGCATGCCCCCTTTGCCGAAAACGACCCAAAGACCGGGGGCAAATTCAAAACTACGATGGCCGCCAGGGACGGCAGCTTCAGCTTCGACTTCGGCGGAATATACGACGAGGTAAAAACGCATGAAAGCATAGCCTACACCATGGAAGACGGCCGCAAGGTCAGCATTGTTTTCACTGCCGATGGCAATAAAACCAAAGTGATAGAAACCTTTGACCCTGAAAAAGAAAACCCGATCGAAATGCAGAGAGGGGGCTGGCAGGCTATTCTTGACAACTTTAAGAAGCACACAGAAAGTGTTTAA
- a CDS encoding type II toxin-antitoxin system PemK/MazF family toxin, giving the protein MEINQFEIWLADLNPRMGTEAGKTRPVLVVQTNLLNKLSHPSTIICPITSQVSPKANILRVHLREGDAGLKKNSDVMIDQVRAIDNNRLTQKLGTLSGSVINEIKKNLQIVLDIGG; this is encoded by the coding sequence ATGGAGATTAATCAGTTTGAAATTTGGCTGGCTGACTTAAATCCACGAATGGGTACTGAAGCCGGTAAAACCAGGCCGGTTCTTGTTGTTCAAACCAATTTGCTGAACAAGTTATCTCATCCTTCAACTATCATATGCCCAATTACCAGCCAAGTTAGCCCAAAGGCAAACATACTACGAGTCCACCTTAGAGAGGGCGATGCGGGTCTCAAAAAAAACAGCGACGTAATGATAGATCAAGTAAGAGCTATTGATAATAACAGGCTCACGCAAAAACTAGGTACCCTGTCAGGAAGCGTTATCAATGAGATTAAAAAAAACTTGCAGATAGTTCTTGATATAGGGGGCTAG
- a CDS encoding DUF4349 domain-containing protein codes for MNNTIKLTGLALVLLFTQCGNNNSGGEPMGFSSEMAPAADRKMAAAEEDPQMHTGDAPNTIERKLIREGNMRFKTENVSKTRTFLDSAVTAHGGYVFNENMYKNEGMIEQSVAVRIPDDKFEVFMAAISSYAGKVDSKNVNAIDVTEEYVDVETRLKTKKELETRYIDLLKQAKTVTDMVAIEAQLGQVRTDIESMQGRMNYLQNRVKFATLWINFYQTDSEGFGFFYKVGSGFGVGWAKFLGFMVWTVELWPFVLIILIIVIIVRIRRGRRNI; via the coding sequence ATGAACAACACAATCAAACTGACCGGCCTGGCGCTGGTGCTTTTATTCACGCAATGCGGCAACAACAACTCTGGCGGCGAACCCATGGGTTTCAGCAGCGAAATGGCTCCTGCCGCCGATCGCAAGATGGCTGCTGCTGAAGAGGATCCCCAAATGCACACTGGCGATGCTCCCAATACCATTGAGCGCAAGCTCATCAGGGAAGGCAACATGCGTTTCAAAACTGAAAACGTGAGCAAAACACGCACATTCCTTGACTCAGCAGTCACAGCTCATGGTGGCTATGTTTTCAACGAAAACATGTACAAGAACGAGGGCATGATAGAGCAGAGCGTGGCCGTTCGCATTCCCGACGACAAGTTCGAAGTATTTATGGCGGCTATTTCTTCGTACGCCGGCAAGGTGGATAGCAAAAATGTGAACGCCATCGATGTGACAGAGGAGTATGTGGATGTGGAAACCCGGCTCAAAACCAAAAAAGAGCTGGAAACCCGCTATATCGATTTGCTCAAGCAAGCCAAAACGGTCACCGACATGGTGGCCATCGAAGCACAGCTGGGCCAGGTGAGAACGGACATTGAATCGATGCAGGGCCGGATGAACTACCTGCAAAACAGGGTGAAGTTTGCCACGCTTTGGATCAACTTCTACCAGACCGACTCCGAGGGCTTTGGCTTTTTCTACAAAGTAGGAAGTGGCTTTGGCGTAGGCTGGGCCAAGTTCCTGGGCTTTATGGTTTGGACGGTGGAGTTATGGCCTTTTGTGCTGATTATCCTCATAATCGTAATCATAGTGCGGATAAGAAGGGGGCGCCGAAATATTTAA
- a CDS encoding BP74-related protein, producing the protein MSIRHFFILLLSGLALAGCGVTDDDIPRNETTVFFLVTEFSAEKGDSYILPLSSAEDIAKARAIVADRNNEALDRLVVAKVAATDGTETYLNKDLLRNVTWSWKVTEFSGFAGSTIEILDGGPQDVENDMDWWFDNTGQEEGTGNIGFWGYTVQREVSPEEIKK; encoded by the coding sequence ATGAGTATCAGGCACTTTTTCATCTTACTTCTGAGCGGACTAGCACTTGCAGGCTGCGGAGTAACCGACGACGACATTCCCAGAAACGAAACCACCGTCTTCTTTCTCGTCACTGAGTTTAGCGCAGAAAAGGGTGATTCCTACATCCTGCCACTTTCCAGCGCCGAAGACATTGCAAAGGCAAGGGCGATCGTTGCTGATAGAAACAACGAAGCACTGGACAGGCTGGTTGTGGCTAAAGTGGCGGCAACCGATGGCACGGAAACCTACCTCAACAAAGACTTGCTCCGAAATGTCACGTGGTCGTGGAAGGTAACGGAATTTAGCGGCTTCGCTGGCTCCACTATTGAAATCCTCGACGGCGGCCCTCAAGACGTAGAAAATGACATGGATTGGTGGTTTGACAACACAGGCCAGGAAGAAGGCACTGGCAATATCGGTTTCTGGGGATACACTGTGCAGAGAGAAGTGTCGCCAGAGGAAATAAAAAAATAA
- a CDS encoding Uma2 family endonuclease — protein sequence MPKECLFPEERIEDFNLLDPEVTYSYADYLRWAFEERVEIIKGKIFKMSAGQLTRHQLISTNLISHIGPHIRNKSCNLFHAPFDVRLPDNPGDDDKKIFTVVQPDICIVCDASKLDEKGCVGAPDLIIEILSRSTASRDLKDKFELYREHKVNEYWLVFPNDNIVEIFLLNPEGHYLSAARLSGSDHVQCGMLSAINLTVGDIFE from the coding sequence ATGCCCAAAGAATGCCTATTCCCCGAAGAACGCATCGAAGACTTCAATCTTCTGGATCCTGAAGTCACCTATTCCTATGCCGACTATCTCCGGTGGGCTTTCGAGGAACGAGTGGAGATCATCAAAGGAAAAATCTTCAAGATGTCGGCTGGTCAATTGACACGGCATCAACTGATAAGCACCAATCTTATAAGCCATATAGGCCCCCATATTAGAAACAAATCATGCAACCTATTCCATGCACCCTTTGACGTCCGCCTGCCCGATAACCCAGGAGATGACGACAAAAAGATATTCACTGTGGTACAGCCCGACATCTGTATCGTGTGTGACGCCAGCAAACTCGATGAGAAAGGATGCGTAGGTGCACCTGACCTAATTATTGAAATCCTTTCTCGATCCACAGCATCAAGAGATCTCAAAGACAAATTCGAGCTTTACAGGGAACATAAGGTCAACGAGTATTGGTTGGTTTTCCCCAACGACAACATCGTGGAGATTTTTCTTCTCAACCCAGAAGGCCATTACCTGTCTGCCGCCAGACTTTCCGGCAGCGATCATGTTCAATGCGGCATGCTTTCCGCAATCAACCTGACAGTGGGCGATATTTTCGAATAG
- a CDS encoding WD40/YVTN/BNR-like repeat-containing protein, translated as MNNRQLLIALSLTLFLALPAWAQRKKATPAEIVPKATPAAERWQGYQQRLTLQQNSLVKNIPFRNVGPTVMSGRVDDIEVDPSDPTHFYVAYASGGLWETKNNGISFDPMFQNEIVMSIGDIAVDWGTGTIYVGSGENNSSRSSYSGYGVFKSTDNGKTWIHLGLEESHHIGRIILHPTNPNTFWVAALGHLYSDNAERGVYKTTDGGKTYTKSLFSNDKSGAIELAKDPSNADILYAALWQKDRKAWNFDGAGEGSGLYKSTDGGGTWAKINTEASGFPTTKGVGRIGLEVSLSNPSIVYAMLDNQDFRDKEEKKEEEDKVTKDLLRSISTADFLALDNKDINAYLDANRFPQKYNAPDIKKGVEAGKVKPLDLVEYTEDANSLLFDTEVKGGEMYRSNDGGKTWFKTHAGYIEDLVYSYGYYFGQVRIDARDPDHIYTMGVPIVRSLDGGKTWESLDNDNVHSDHHALWVNPKRTGHLILGNDGGINISYDDGKTWNKCNPIPLGQFYSVTYDMASPYNVYGGLQDNGVWMGPSNYEYSNGWQAEGQYPFKSIFGGDGMQVQVDFRDNLTYYTGLQFGNYIRGNSQTGDRKRITPSHELGERPYRWNWETPIFLSRHNQDVLYMGSNRFHRSMDQGDNFETLSGDLTNGGKKGNVSYGTLTVIAESPTRFGLLYTGSDDGLIHVSKDGGYSWTKIVSGLPQNYWVSNVEPSKHKESRVYASLNGYRWDNFDALIYVSEDYGTTWKKIGTNLPKESVNIIREDPENENVLYVGTDHGLYVSVDRGASFMAFDGGLPNVAVHDLAIHPREKDLIVGTHGRSIYIGNVAHLQMLTGDVLAKALHLFDTDKVTHSERWGMPGFSQWRPVNEPSQTLPFYAKAGGDVALTLTSDKGTKVFEATVKAEKGLNYYDYDLTVTDAQVDALKAELGEEKAKAVKKADNGKTYLVPGTYTVTISQGGETSTTNLKVDEPRKRPERKG; from the coding sequence ATGAACAACAGACAACTACTGATCGCTTTATCGCTAACCCTTTTCCTGGCCTTACCAGCATGGGCACAGCGAAAAAAGGCTACTCCCGCCGAAATAGTGCCCAAAGCAACACCCGCCGCAGAGCGCTGGCAGGGCTACCAGCAAAGGCTGACACTTCAGCAAAATTCGCTGGTGAAAAACATTCCCTTCCGCAACGTGGGCCCCACCGTAATGAGCGGCCGTGTGGATGACATAGAAGTAGACCCCTCCGACCCTACCCATTTTTATGTGGCCTATGCCTCGGGTGGCCTATGGGAAACAAAAAACAACGGGATCAGCTTTGACCCCATGTTCCAAAATGAAATTGTGATGTCGATAGGCGACATCGCTGTCGACTGGGGCACCGGCACCATTTACGTTGGCTCGGGCGAAAACAACTCCAGCCGTTCTTCTTATTCTGGTTATGGCGTCTTCAAAAGCACCGACAATGGCAAAACCTGGATCCACCTGGGCCTCGAAGAAAGTCATCACATTGGCCGAATCATTCTGCACCCCACCAACCCCAACACCTTCTGGGTGGCAGCCCTTGGTCACCTTTATTCCGACAATGCCGAGAGAGGCGTTTACAAAACCACCGACGGCGGAAAAACCTACACAAAGTCATTGTTCAGCAACGACAAGTCGGGCGCTATTGAGCTGGCAAAAGACCCCTCCAACGCCGACATTCTTTACGCAGCCCTTTGGCAGAAAGACCGCAAAGCCTGGAACTTCGACGGTGCGGGTGAAGGCTCCGGTTTGTACAAAAGCACCGACGGTGGCGGTACCTGGGCAAAAATCAATACCGAAGCAAGTGGCTTCCCTACTACCAAAGGTGTAGGACGCATAGGCCTGGAAGTGTCTTTATCCAATCCGTCCATCGTGTATGCCATGCTCGATAATCAGGACTTCCGGGACAAAGAAGAAAAGAAAGAGGAAGAAGACAAGGTGACGAAAGACCTGCTGAGAAGCATCTCTACAGCCGACTTTCTGGCCCTCGACAACAAAGACATTAACGCCTACCTCGACGCCAACCGCTTTCCGCAGAAGTACAATGCCCCCGACATTAAGAAAGGCGTGGAAGCAGGCAAGGTAAAACCGCTCGACCTGGTAGAATACACTGAAGACGCCAATTCGCTCCTGTTCGACACCGAAGTGAAAGGCGGGGAAATGTACCGCTCCAACGACGGTGGAAAAACATGGTTCAAAACACACGCAGGTTACATCGAAGACCTGGTGTACAGCTACGGTTACTACTTTGGACAGGTGCGCATCGACGCCCGGGATCCCGACCATATTTACACCATGGGCGTGCCCATCGTACGCTCGCTCGACGGTGGCAAAACCTGGGAGTCGCTCGACAACGACAACGTACACAGCGACCACCATGCCCTGTGGGTGAACCCCAAACGCACTGGTCACCTCATCCTCGGCAACGACGGCGGCATCAACATCTCCTACGACGATGGCAAAACCTGGAACAAGTGCAACCCTATTCCGCTGGGTCAGTTCTACTCTGTGACCTACGACATGGCCAGTCCCTACAATGTGTACGGAGGCCTGCAGGACAACGGCGTGTGGATGGGGCCAAGCAACTACGAATATAGCAACGGCTGGCAGGCAGAAGGTCAGTATCCGTTTAAATCCATTTTCGGCGGCGACGGCATGCAGGTGCAGGTCGACTTCAGAGACAACCTGACATACTACACCGGACTGCAGTTTGGTAACTACATAAGGGGCAACTCACAAACCGGAGACCGCAAGCGCATCACGCCATCGCATGAGCTGGGCGAGCGGCCCTACCGTTGGAACTGGGAAACGCCTATCTTCCTCAGCCGCCACAACCAGGACGTGCTCTACATGGGCTCCAACCGTTTCCACCGCAGCATGGACCAGGGCGACAACTTCGAAACCCTTTCCGGCGACCTGACCAACGGCGGTAAAAAAGGCAACGTGAGCTACGGCACCCTGACTGTGATTGCCGAGTCCCCCACCCGCTTCGGACTACTCTACACCGGCAGCGACGACGGGCTGATTCATGTGAGCAAAGACGGTGGCTACAGCTGGACAAAGATTGTGAGTGGCCTGCCACAGAACTACTGGGTGAGCAATGTGGAGCCTTCCAAACACAAAGAAAGCCGGGTGTATGCCTCGCTCAACGGCTACCGATGGGACAATTTTGATGCACTGATCTATGTTTCAGAGGACTATGGCACAACCTGGAAGAAGATTGGCACCAACCTGCCCAAGGAGTCTGTGAACATCATCAGAGAAGATCCTGAAAATGAAAATGTGCTGTACGTAGGCACCGACCACGGCCTGTATGTGTCGGTAGACAGAGGTGCCAGCTTCATGGCTTTCGATGGTGGCCTGCCCAACGTAGCTGTGCACGACCTGGCCATTCACCCTAGGGAAAAAGACCTGATCGTAGGCACACACGGCCGCTCGATCTATATTGGCAATGTAGCCCACCTGCAAATGCTGACTGGCGACGTGCTAGCCAAAGCATTGCACTTGTTCGACACCGACAAGGTAACCCACAGCGAACGCTGGGGCATGCCTGGCTTCAGCCAATGGAGACCCGTGAATGAGCCGAGCCAAACATTGCCCTTCTATGCGAAAGCTGGGGGTGATGTAGCACTCACCCTCACCTCAGACAAAGGCACCAAGGTATTCGAGGCCACTGTGAAAGCAGAAAAGGGACTTAATTACTATGACTATGACCTGACGGTAACCGACGCACAAGTAGATGCACTAAAAGCAGAGCTTGGCGAAGAAAAAGCCAAGGCGGTGAAAAAGGCCGACAATGGCAAGACCTACCTCGTACCCGGCACCTACACAGTTACCATTAGCCAGGGCGGAGAAACCTCCACCACCAACCTAAAAGTAGACGAGCCAAGAAAGCGGCCCGAAAGGAAGGGATAA
- a CDS encoding DUF1059 domain-containing protein, which yields MMKTMTCRQLGGACDKAFQAATFDEIAQLSKTHGTEMFKKGDAAHLEAMQAMSELMKSPDKMKAWFEAKKREFETLPDHL from the coding sequence ATGATGAAAACGATGACTTGCCGACAGTTGGGAGGTGCCTGCGACAAAGCCTTCCAAGCTGCCACGTTCGACGAAATAGCTCAACTAAGCAAAACCCACGGCACTGAAATGTTTAAAAAAGGAGATGCGGCCCACCTCGAAGCCATGCAGGCCATGAGCGAGCTAATGAAGTCGCCGGACAAAATGAAAGCCTGGTTTGAGGCAAAGAAAAGGGAGTTTGAAACGCTTCCTGATCATTTGTAA
- a CDS encoding bleomycin resistance protein — MLTSVVPKLPFINKQQTVDFYVNQLGFTVRSDYGDYLIMDKDGVELHFFSFPTIVPAKSDFMIYVRVSEGIEKLYDGYLHSMPTFRVTPLLTQPWGQKEFSISDPNGTLLTFGQAWR, encoded by the coding sequence ATGCTCACTTCCGTTGTTCCAAAGCTTCCTTTTATCAATAAGCAGCAAACTGTTGATTTCTATGTCAATCAGCTCGGTTTCACCGTGCGGTCCGACTATGGCGACTACCTGATCATGGACAAGGACGGCGTGGAGCTGCACTTTTTTTCCTTCCCGACTATTGTGCCCGCCAAGTCCGATTTCATGATTTATGTGCGGGTAAGTGAGGGGATTGAAAAGCTCTACGATGGCTACCTGCATAGTATGCCTACCTTTCGGGTAACGCCTTTACTGACACAGCCCTGGGGGCAAAAGGAGTTTTCGATCAGCGACCCAAATGGCACGTTGCTGACTTTTGGGCAGGCATGGCGTTAA
- a CDS encoding ArsR/SmtB family transcription factor: MKTRRDIFQAIADPTRRAILSLVALQAMTPGAIADSFESSRQTISKHIQILTECQLLTQEQSGREIHYHFNANKMKEIAEWLLPFAQLWDDRFNKLEAVMKQHKTL; encoded by the coding sequence ATGAAAACAAGGCGAGATATTTTCCAGGCAATAGCTGACCCTACACGGAGGGCCATTTTATCGTTGGTGGCTTTGCAGGCCATGACCCCCGGTGCCATTGCTGACAGCTTTGAGTCATCGAGGCAAACTATTTCTAAGCACATACAAATTCTCACCGAGTGCCAGTTGCTCACGCAGGAACAGTCGGGCAGGGAGATACACTATCACTTCAACGCCAACAAAATGAAAGAAATAGCTGAATGGCTTCTGCCATTTGCACAGTTGTGGGACGACAGGTTCAATAAATTGGAAGCTGTGATGAAGCAGCACAAAACCCTGTAA
- a CDS encoding SRPBCC domain-containing protein — MERKTKIHAEEGKQELLITREFDLPLELLFKAYVEPEIVEQWMGTKVVKLENKKHGSWQFETTDPMGNKHGFNGTIHEFVPDQKITRTFEMENANFGVQLEFLEFEQLTDATSKLTIHVVYRSVAIRDQILRLPFAQGVNMAHNRLQEILGQS, encoded by the coding sequence ATGGAGCGAAAAACAAAGATTCACGCCGAAGAGGGCAAGCAGGAATTGCTGATAACGAGAGAATTTGATTTACCATTGGAGCTGCTGTTTAAAGCCTATGTAGAGCCCGAAATTGTGGAACAATGGATGGGAACGAAGGTGGTGAAGCTTGAAAACAAAAAGCACGGCAGTTGGCAATTTGAAACCACCGACCCTATGGGAAACAAGCATGGGTTTAATGGAACAATCCATGAGTTTGTGCCGGATCAGAAGATCACAAGAACATTCGAAATGGAGAATGCGAATTTTGGTGTTCAACTGGAGTTTTTGGAGTTCGAGCAACTCACCGACGCCACCAGCAAACTCACCATACACGTCGTTTACAGGTCGGTGGCCATCCGTGACCAAATATTACGGCTACCCTTTGCGCAGGGTGTCAATATGGCACACAACCGCCTGCAGGAAATACTAGGCCAGAGCTAA
- a CDS encoding DoxX family protein: MTETQPSAGKAGKITYWIATIWLALGMTSTGIVQLIKMQEEVEKMAQLGYPSYILTILGPLKLLGVVAVLVPKFPLLKEWAYAGFFFNMVGAIFSHVAANSDPLELFGPTLLLVLTVVSWYFRPSSRKLVSVA; this comes from the coding sequence ATGACAGAGACACAACCATCTGCCGGAAAAGCAGGAAAAATCACTTACTGGATTGCCACCATTTGGCTCGCCCTGGGCATGACTTCAACTGGTATAGTGCAGCTGATAAAAATGCAGGAAGAGGTAGAGAAAATGGCTCAACTGGGCTACCCCAGCTACATCCTCACCATACTCGGCCCGCTGAAACTTTTGGGAGTGGTGGCGGTGCTTGTTCCCAAATTCCCTCTGCTGAAGGAGTGGGCTTATGCTGGCTTTTTCTTCAATATGGTGGGCGCCATTTTTTCTCATGTAGCTGCCAACAGCGACCCTTTGGAGCTCTTTGGGCCAACGTTGCTGCTGGTGCTGACTGTGGTGTCGTGGTATTTCAGGCCGTCGTCCCGCAAACTTGTATCAGTTGCCTGA
- a CDS encoding YdeI/OmpD-associated family protein, which produces MSPSIDAFFSKTSRWQEAFHQLRRIILDSGLVEELKWGKPCYTLQGNNVVLIHGFKEYCAVLFHKGVLLRDEEGILIQQTENVQVARQLRFTSAEQIVEMEPIIKGYVLEAIEVEESGAQVELKKTSEFNMPDEFRQTLDENPALKAAFEALTPGRQRGYLLHFSQPKQSKTREARIEKYMQHILDGKGLND; this is translated from the coding sequence ATGAGCCCCAGTATCGATGCTTTTTTCAGTAAAACTTCCCGCTGGCAGGAAGCCTTCCATCAATTGAGGAGGATTATTCTCGACAGTGGGCTGGTGGAGGAGTTGAAATGGGGAAAGCCTTGCTACACGCTGCAGGGAAACAATGTGGTATTGATCCATGGGTTCAAGGAATACTGTGCTGTCCTTTTCCATAAGGGTGTGTTGCTCAGGGATGAGGAGGGCATTTTGATCCAGCAAACGGAGAATGTGCAGGTGGCCCGCCAGCTCCGGTTTACCAGTGCTGAGCAAATAGTAGAGATGGAGCCAATTATCAAAGGCTATGTCCTCGAAGCCATTGAGGTGGAGGAGTCTGGAGCCCAGGTAGAACTCAAAAAAACGTCGGAGTTCAATATGCCGGATGAGTTTCGCCAGACGCTGGATGAAAACCCAGCATTGAAAGCTGCTTTCGAGGCGTTGACACCTGGGAGGCAAAGAGGATACCTGCTGCATTTTTCTCAACCCAAGCAATCTAAAACCCGGGAAGCAAGGATCGAAAAGTATATGCAGCATATTTTGGATGGAAAAGGACTAAATGATTAG
- a CDS encoding DUF4256 domain-containing protein yields MSKKELLPAQSEELLNTLKARFEKHMNRHKGLEWAKVKARLEANPGKLWVLDDMETTGGEPDVVGFDDNTKEYIFYDCSAESPKGRRSLCFDHEALESRKEHKPADSATNMAANMGIELLTEENYRMLQTLGEFDLKTSSWVQTPPEIRKLGGALFCDRRFNHVFLYHNGAESYYGARGFRGSLRV; encoded by the coding sequence ATGTCAAAAAAAGAACTATTACCAGCACAAAGCGAAGAGTTGCTCAATACCCTGAAGGCCCGCTTTGAGAAGCACATGAATCGCCATAAAGGGCTGGAATGGGCCAAAGTAAAAGCAAGGTTGGAAGCCAACCCGGGCAAGTTATGGGTGCTCGACGACATGGAAACAACAGGCGGTGAGCCCGATGTTGTTGGCTTTGATGACAACACAAAAGAGTACATTTTTTATGACTGCTCTGCTGAAAGCCCTAAAGGCCGGAGAAGCCTTTGTTTCGACCATGAGGCACTGGAGTCAAGGAAAGAACATAAACCAGCCGACAGCGCCACCAACATGGCCGCCAACATGGGGATAGAATTACTGACGGAGGAAAACTATCGGATGCTGCAAACCCTTGGAGAGTTCGACTTGAAAACCTCAAGCTGGGTGCAAACGCCTCCCGAGATCAGAAAGCTTGGCGGTGCCCTTTTTTGCGATCGTCGTTTCAATCATGTGTTTCTGTACCACAACGGTGCAGAGTCTTACTACGGCGCCAGGGGCTTTCGTGGTTCGCTGAGGGTGTGA